One window from the genome of Carassius auratus strain Wakin unplaced genomic scaffold, ASM336829v1 scaf_tig00216301, whole genome shotgun sequence encodes:
- the LOC113097471 gene encoding uncharacterized protein LOC113097471 isoform X2, whose amino-acid sequence MATKHKLDSKDPHYKEGRRMALELKHEHILAEAKRAADERKRVRDPPHTSKRDSVGRGKPRGRRGGRRHASATATYPTFECSLSSSVEVPFTATSTKLNPQEEFEKNMERLSDILASCPSAGQPQSSSASSWSFRQQKASERWKEARPYHLKCLISKEAVGHPLCGLCNKPAVIRCRECLPEEWFCGDCDVLHHKKQPLHNRECVIRGFFEAIPPTTCIIKGEAGYCTHEQACTLPTVKMPDCSCGGTNFTVLPGKPVILITINGRFDLHQPLYECQTCQQQWTPDFKDLLRSGYWPASITNSTLYTLDLLSSLQELKIISPGFSRQAFAKLLEHRTKCGGRSGPINGDALQRSFLELSYASFEEDQLCCGAPFTCPACTPEMLAVSADGNRKLYRFRRNGSSDDPGFFEGLFVAEDSVVSRFVDTIQKAVKNTQGRGTCGDSQWTAARETSRRASKLDEEGMEVAVCRHGFLLKALNMYRGEIFAYPLYLQKELMPAKAQFFAMDVACKYWPYLEKVASVLPALQELTTMKPFLSVMHARAHATKCEINWSGRNQEGAGTTAEEEVEQVNSYLSRCALTTKYMSKAARVDMLTLHAMGWNEKKNLSLHQALSTRYVKTCQRLHDETARLADLKTELDCTDELVSQWLSDVKEWAAGETPGTSRVSQGTTHKEIQQSIEGLYLSVRHRKRTLYCQNDSSKFRHRLRRKLAEDKKLLLQEIQKYNDLVLESATTIDVAVVEHSLTGENTVSQIWPWEVHGSANISIKKRVHDQVMLTRRLHEETRVLVLEMAQHCTWLQSLAMVLNNKLAEEDQGNEGLCCLLRRRLSEVSERFQMVLQQYKTALGPEASVLLHVEEEDQSDLSSPDTSEDEEENTI is encoded by the exons ATGGCCACCAAGCATAAACTTGATTCAAAGGATCCCCACTACAAAGAGGGGAGACGCATGGCTCTGGAgctgaaacatgaacacattttagCTGAAGCCAAG AGAGCAGCTGATGAGAGAAAACGTGTACGAGACCCTCCACACACCTCTAAAAGGGACTCTGTAGGACGTGGTAAGCCGAGGGGAAGGCGAGGAGGGCGACGCCATGCCTCCGCTACAg CCACATATCCCACGTTTGAGTGCTCCCTTTCATCCAGTGTTGAGGTTCCTTTTACTGCAACCTCAACTAAACTAAATCCTCAAGAGGAATTTG aaaaaaatatggaGAGGCTCTCTGACATTTTGGCATCATGTCCTTCTGCTGGTCAGCCTCAAAGTAGCTCTGCATCATCATGGTCTTTTCGGCAACAGAAAGCCTCAGAGCGCTGGAAAGAAGCAAGACCATACCACCTAAAATGCCTTATTTCAAAAGAGGCTGTTGGTCATCCCCTGTGTGGCCTTTGCAACAAGCCTGCTGTTATTAG GTGCAGAGAGTGTCTTCCTGAGGAGTGGTTCTGTGGGGACTGTGATGTATTGCATCACAAAAAACAGCCACTCCACAACAGGGAATGCGTGATTCGTGGTTTTTTTGAAGCCATTCCTCCAACCACATGCATCATCAAAGGGGAAGCTGGATATTGCACCCATGAGCAAG CTTGCACTTTGCCAACTGTGAAGATGCCAGACTGCTCCTGTGGAGGCACAAACTTCACTGTGTTACCAGGCAAACCAGTGATTTTAATTACCATcaatg GGCGTTTTGACTTGCATCAGCCACTGTATGAATGTCAAACATGCCAGCAGCAATGGACCCCTGACTTTAAAGACCTCCTAAGAAGTGGATATTGGCCAGCCTCCATCACCAATTCCACACTTTATACCCTGGACCTCTTGAGCTCCCTTCAGGAACTCAAGATCATATCTCCGGGATTCTCCAGACAAGCCTTCGCAAAGCTGCTGGAGCATCGGACTAAGTGTGGAGGAAGA TCTGGACCTATCAACGGCGATGCACTGCAGCGCAGCTTTTTAGAGCTTTCGTATGCATCATTTGAGGAAGACCAGCTCTGCTGTGGTGCTCCTTTCACCTGCCCAGCCTGCACACCAGAAATGTTGGCTGTTTCAGCAGATGGAAATAGAAAGCTATATCGCTTTCGCCGAAACGGAAG cTCTGATGATCCTGGCTTTTTTGAGGGGCTCTTTGTGGCTGAAGACAGTGTGGTGTCTAGATTTGTTGACACCATACAGAAAGCAGTGAAAAAT ACACAGGGAAGAGGCACATGTGGGGACTCCCAATGGACAGCAGCGAGGGAAACTTCAAGGAGGGCTTCAAAATTGGACGAAGAGGGGATGGAGGTTGCTGTGTGTCGCCATGGGTTCCTTTTGAAAGCCCTTAATATGTACAGGGGAGAGATATTTGCCTACCCTCTGTACCTTCAAAAGGAGCTCATGCCAGCCAAGGCACAATTCTTCGCAATGGATGTGGCATGCAAATACTGGCCATACCTGGAGAAAGTTGCTAGTGTCCTTCCTGCTCTTCAGGAGCTGACCACTATGAAACCCTTTCTCAGTGTAATGCATGCTCGAGCCCATGCTACTAAGTGTGAG ATTAATTGGAGTGGCAGGAACCAGGAAGGAGCAGGGACAACCGCCGAAGAGGAGGTGGAACAAGTGAACAGTTACCTTTCACGTTGTGCCCTGACGACCAAATACATGTCAAAAGCAG CACGGGTGGACATGCTTACATTGCATGCAATGGGGTGGaacgagaaaaaaaatctctctttaCATCAGGCGCTTTCCACAAGATATGTGAAG ACTTGTCAGAGACTCCATGATGAGACTGCAAGGCTAGCTGACCTAAAAACAGAGCTAGATTGCACAGATGAATTGGTGTCACAGTGGCTATCTGATGTAAAGGAATGGGCAGCTGGTG AGACACCTGGTACATCTCGTGTCAGTCAAGGCACAACACACAAAGAAATTCAGCAGTCAATTGAGGGGCTCTACCTTAGTGTGAGGCACCGGAAGCGAACCCTCTACTGTCAGAATG ACAGCAGCAAATTTCGCCATCGCCTTCGAAGAAAGCTGGCAGAAGACAAAAAACTCCTTCTTCAGGAGATACAGAAATACAATGATCTTGTACTAGAATCGGCAACAACCATTGACGTAGCTGTGGTGGAGCATTCCCTAACTGGAGAGAATACTGTGTCTCAAATATGGCCATGGGAGGTTCATGGCAGTG CAAACATTTCAATCAAGAAACGAGTGCACGACCAAGTGATGTTAACAAGGCGACTGCATGAGGAAACAAGAGTTTTGGTTTTGGAGATGGCACAACACTGCACATGGTTGCAGAGCTTGGCAATGGTTCTCAATAACAAATTGGCTGAAGAGG
- the LOC113097471 gene encoding uncharacterized protein LOC113097471 isoform X1 yields the protein MATKHKLDSKDPHYKEGRRMALELKHEHILAEAKRAADERKRVRDPPHTSKRDSVGRGKPRGRRGGRRHASATATYPTFECSLSSSVEVPFTATSTKLNPQEEFEKNMERLSDILASCPSAGQPQSSSASSWSFRQQKASERWKEARPYHLKCLISKEAVGHPLCGLCNKPAVIRCRECLPEEWFCGDCDVLHHKKQPLHNRECVIRGFFEAIPPTTCIIKGEAGYCTHEQACTLPTVKMPDCSCGGTNFTVLPGKPVILITINGRFDLHQPLYECQTCQQQWTPDFKDLLRSGYWPASITNSTLYTLDLLSSLQELKIISPGFSRQAFAKLLEHRTKCGGRSGPINGDALQRSFLELSYASFEEDQLCCGAPFTCPACTPEMLAVSADGNRKLYRFRRNGSSDDPGFFEGLFVAEDSVVSRFVDTIQKAVKNTQGRGTCGDSQWTAARETSRRASKLDEEGMEVAVCRHGFLLKALNMYRGEIFAYPLYLQKELMPAKAQFFAMDVACKYWPYLEKVASVLPALQELTTMKPFLSVMHARAHATKCEINWSGRNQEGAGTTAEEEVEQVNSYLSRCALTTKYMSKAARVDMLTLHAMGWNEKKNLSLHQALSTRYVKTCQRLHDETARLADLKTELDCTDELVSQWLSDVKEWAAGETPGTSRVSQGTTHKEIQQSIEGLYLSVRHRKRTLYCQNDSSKFRHRLRRKLAEDKKLLLQEIQKYNDLVLESATTIDVAVVEHSLTGENTVSQIWPWEVHGSANISIKKRVHDQVMLTRRLHEETRVLVLEMAQHCTWLQSLAMVLNNKLAEEDVDQGNEGLCCLLRRRLSEVSERFQMVLQQYKTALGPEASVLLHVEEEDQSDLSSPDTSEDEEENTI from the exons ATGGCCACCAAGCATAAACTTGATTCAAAGGATCCCCACTACAAAGAGGGGAGACGCATGGCTCTGGAgctgaaacatgaacacattttagCTGAAGCCAAG AGAGCAGCTGATGAGAGAAAACGTGTACGAGACCCTCCACACACCTCTAAAAGGGACTCTGTAGGACGTGGTAAGCCGAGGGGAAGGCGAGGAGGGCGACGCCATGCCTCCGCTACAg CCACATATCCCACGTTTGAGTGCTCCCTTTCATCCAGTGTTGAGGTTCCTTTTACTGCAACCTCAACTAAACTAAATCCTCAAGAGGAATTTG aaaaaaatatggaGAGGCTCTCTGACATTTTGGCATCATGTCCTTCTGCTGGTCAGCCTCAAAGTAGCTCTGCATCATCATGGTCTTTTCGGCAACAGAAAGCCTCAGAGCGCTGGAAAGAAGCAAGACCATACCACCTAAAATGCCTTATTTCAAAAGAGGCTGTTGGTCATCCCCTGTGTGGCCTTTGCAACAAGCCTGCTGTTATTAG GTGCAGAGAGTGTCTTCCTGAGGAGTGGTTCTGTGGGGACTGTGATGTATTGCATCACAAAAAACAGCCACTCCACAACAGGGAATGCGTGATTCGTGGTTTTTTTGAAGCCATTCCTCCAACCACATGCATCATCAAAGGGGAAGCTGGATATTGCACCCATGAGCAAG CTTGCACTTTGCCAACTGTGAAGATGCCAGACTGCTCCTGTGGAGGCACAAACTTCACTGTGTTACCAGGCAAACCAGTGATTTTAATTACCATcaatg GGCGTTTTGACTTGCATCAGCCACTGTATGAATGTCAAACATGCCAGCAGCAATGGACCCCTGACTTTAAAGACCTCCTAAGAAGTGGATATTGGCCAGCCTCCATCACCAATTCCACACTTTATACCCTGGACCTCTTGAGCTCCCTTCAGGAACTCAAGATCATATCTCCGGGATTCTCCAGACAAGCCTTCGCAAAGCTGCTGGAGCATCGGACTAAGTGTGGAGGAAGA TCTGGACCTATCAACGGCGATGCACTGCAGCGCAGCTTTTTAGAGCTTTCGTATGCATCATTTGAGGAAGACCAGCTCTGCTGTGGTGCTCCTTTCACCTGCCCAGCCTGCACACCAGAAATGTTGGCTGTTTCAGCAGATGGAAATAGAAAGCTATATCGCTTTCGCCGAAACGGAAG cTCTGATGATCCTGGCTTTTTTGAGGGGCTCTTTGTGGCTGAAGACAGTGTGGTGTCTAGATTTGTTGACACCATACAGAAAGCAGTGAAAAAT ACACAGGGAAGAGGCACATGTGGGGACTCCCAATGGACAGCAGCGAGGGAAACTTCAAGGAGGGCTTCAAAATTGGACGAAGAGGGGATGGAGGTTGCTGTGTGTCGCCATGGGTTCCTTTTGAAAGCCCTTAATATGTACAGGGGAGAGATATTTGCCTACCCTCTGTACCTTCAAAAGGAGCTCATGCCAGCCAAGGCACAATTCTTCGCAATGGATGTGGCATGCAAATACTGGCCATACCTGGAGAAAGTTGCTAGTGTCCTTCCTGCTCTTCAGGAGCTGACCACTATGAAACCCTTTCTCAGTGTAATGCATGCTCGAGCCCATGCTACTAAGTGTGAG ATTAATTGGAGTGGCAGGAACCAGGAAGGAGCAGGGACAACCGCCGAAGAGGAGGTGGAACAAGTGAACAGTTACCTTTCACGTTGTGCCCTGACGACCAAATACATGTCAAAAGCAG CACGGGTGGACATGCTTACATTGCATGCAATGGGGTGGaacgagaaaaaaaatctctctttaCATCAGGCGCTTTCCACAAGATATGTGAAG ACTTGTCAGAGACTCCATGATGAGACTGCAAGGCTAGCTGACCTAAAAACAGAGCTAGATTGCACAGATGAATTGGTGTCACAGTGGCTATCTGATGTAAAGGAATGGGCAGCTGGTG AGACACCTGGTACATCTCGTGTCAGTCAAGGCACAACACACAAAGAAATTCAGCAGTCAATTGAGGGGCTCTACCTTAGTGTGAGGCACCGGAAGCGAACCCTCTACTGTCAGAATG ACAGCAGCAAATTTCGCCATCGCCTTCGAAGAAAGCTGGCAGAAGACAAAAAACTCCTTCTTCAGGAGATACAGAAATACAATGATCTTGTACTAGAATCGGCAACAACCATTGACGTAGCTGTGGTGGAGCATTCCCTAACTGGAGAGAATACTGTGTCTCAAATATGGCCATGGGAGGTTCATGGCAGTG CAAACATTTCAATCAAGAAACGAGTGCACGACCAAGTGATGTTAACAAGGCGACTGCATGAGGAAACAAGAGTTTTGGTTTTGGAGATGGCACAACACTGCACATGGTTGCAGAGCTTGGCAATGGTTCTCAATAACAAATTGGCTGAAGAGG